One segment of Anatilimnocola aggregata DNA contains the following:
- a CDS encoding tetratricopeptide repeat protein produces MNRYLTLCLVVTLVGYTSLAAAAEPTADEVREYQEMKAKAEAGDVNAQYKLGGMLAKGAGVAKNDAEAVKWYRQAAEKNDPRGQSMLGVMYTNARGVERDYTEAIKWFNKAAAQNSAHAHYNLGYMYSTGKGVTKDDATSAEWYRKAAEQNDVNSQRILSGLYAVGRGVPKDPVLAHAWATVAVAGGNTASQAQLTKLTEQLTPEQKDAATKAAQEISARLAKIKK; encoded by the coding sequence GTGAATCGTTACCTCACCTTGTGTTTGGTTGTTACTCTTGTTGGATACACCTCGCTGGCAGCAGCTGCTGAGCCGACTGCCGATGAGGTGCGTGAATATCAGGAGATGAAAGCCAAGGCTGAGGCGGGGGATGTAAACGCCCAGTACAAGTTGGGAGGAATGCTCGCGAAGGGCGCGGGCGTTGCCAAGAACGATGCCGAGGCGGTGAAGTGGTATCGTCAGGCTGCCGAGAAGAACGATCCCCGCGGCCAAAGCATGCTGGGTGTGATGTATACCAACGCCCGGGGCGTGGAACGTGATTACACGGAGGCGATCAAGTGGTTCAACAAGGCCGCGGCACAAAATAGCGCTCACGCGCATTACAACCTGGGATACATGTACAGCACCGGCAAGGGTGTGACCAAGGACGACGCAACTTCGGCCGAATGGTATCGCAAGGCAGCGGAGCAAAACGACGTCAATTCGCAGCGAATTCTTAGCGGGCTGTATGCGGTGGGGCGCGGCGTACCGAAAGACCCAGTGCTGGCTCATGCTTGGGCAACTGTCGCGGTTGCTGGTGGCAACACGGCCAGTCAGGCTCAACTAACCAAGCTGACTGAGCAGTTGACGCCAGAGCAGAAGGATGCAGCGACGAAGGCTGCTCAAGAGATTTCTGCTCGCCTGGCGAAGATCAAGAAGTGA
- a CDS encoding glycoside hydrolase family 88 protein, whose amino-acid sequence MTALLIRSLLFSLVLLNAASLACAQPATPKRWKQAAIGVTRAGTEIPVWLNSGAGNPKSQRNRMVVIGGHDGSTASTNFVQQLVERANTSKPNPNNGTAFIPKVFPDGLSTDLALTAGKGYPPGKGFYDDAAQPEPRYLWRWVGMYGATLVVDVRAGKTPGYWASEHADADQLAKLLAATPFTNKIEAPPADDFVRQLAEKGVEDVGRVPTLLLHVSSPVAAPEVEAIAKLLASFTPSKSPAWDEIIWRERRTPEQIAASLATVYGHDLKQVAYIPALAVIGRQRIAVELNDQKEQESLKQLLAPFLEGEKSPVPKSGSEHAGHLLFAELAKRSEGKDRERWIELCRAAADQIFDKDGKPLKLMPSHNEMSDAVFMATPILCATGKLTGEQKYFDAAVGHFRSMKKLCVREDGIYRHSPLDEAAWGRGNGFPALGLAWALSEFPEDHPAHGELKKEFQNHIAALLKHQDSFGCWHQVIDKPGSYREFSSTCMIGWALKRGIDRGWLDKGTHQPALDQAWLAAKHRIGPKGKVVDICTGTGKMRSLRDYYDRPAIWGVDARGGAMALMFSTEMMDGTK is encoded by the coding sequence ATGACGGCTTTGCTCATTCGTTCGTTGCTGTTCTCGCTGGTTCTCTTGAACGCGGCCTCGCTTGCTTGCGCACAACCAGCGACGCCGAAACGGTGGAAGCAGGCAGCCATTGGTGTCACGCGCGCGGGAACGGAGATTCCCGTTTGGCTGAACTCCGGCGCAGGGAATCCGAAATCCCAGCGAAATCGAATGGTGGTGATTGGCGGACACGATGGCTCCACCGCTTCGACAAACTTCGTGCAACAGTTGGTCGAGCGTGCCAATACCTCCAAGCCAAATCCCAACAACGGCACCGCGTTCATTCCCAAAGTCTTTCCCGATGGCTTGTCGACCGATTTGGCCCTCACGGCTGGCAAAGGCTATCCGCCGGGCAAGGGCTTTTACGATGACGCCGCTCAGCCTGAGCCTCGCTATCTGTGGCGCTGGGTGGGCATGTACGGAGCGACGTTGGTCGTTGATGTCCGCGCGGGAAAAACGCCTGGCTACTGGGCTTCGGAACATGCCGATGCTGATCAACTGGCAAAGTTGCTGGCAGCAACACCATTCACGAACAAAATCGAAGCGCCTCCTGCAGATGATTTCGTTCGCCAGTTGGCCGAAAAAGGCGTGGAAGATGTTGGCCGAGTGCCGACGCTCTTACTCCACGTTTCCTCGCCCGTCGCAGCGCCTGAAGTCGAGGCGATTGCCAAATTGCTTGCAAGCTTCACGCCCAGCAAATCACCCGCGTGGGACGAAATCATCTGGCGCGAGCGGCGCACACCCGAACAAATTGCCGCCAGCCTGGCAACTGTCTATGGCCACGACCTCAAGCAGGTTGCTTACATTCCCGCACTGGCGGTGATTGGTCGCCAGCGGATTGCGGTGGAACTCAACGATCAGAAGGAACAAGAATCACTGAAGCAATTGCTCGCGCCGTTTCTCGAGGGAGAAAAGAGTCCCGTTCCGAAATCGGGCAGCGAGCATGCGGGGCACTTGCTGTTCGCGGAACTAGCCAAGCGAAGTGAAGGAAAGGATCGTGAGCGCTGGATCGAACTTTGCCGCGCGGCAGCGGATCAAATCTTTGATAAAGATGGCAAGCCACTGAAACTTATGCCCTCTCACAACGAGATGAGCGACGCCGTGTTCATGGCGACGCCCATCTTGTGCGCGACCGGCAAGCTGACGGGCGAGCAAAAGTATTTTGACGCGGCCGTCGGTCATTTTCGCAGCATGAAAAAGCTGTGCGTGCGCGAGGACGGCATCTATCGGCACTCGCCACTCGACGAGGCCGCTTGGGGCCGAGGTAATGGTTTCCCAGCACTCGGTCTGGCTTGGGCGCTGAGCGAGTTTCCGGAAGATCATCCGGCACACGGCGAATTGAAGAAGGAATTTCAGAATCACATTGCCGCACTGTTGAAGCATCAGGACTCGTTCGGCTGCTGGCACCAGGTGATCGACAAGCCGGGGAGCTACCGGGAATTCAGCAGCACTTGTATGATCGGTTGGGCGCTTAAGCGGGGCATTGATCGGGGCTGGCTCGACAAGGGAACGCACCAGCCGGCGCTCGATCAGGCGTGGCTTGCGGCCAAGCATCGCATTGGTCCCAAGGGCAAAGTTGTCGATATCTGCACCGGGACCGGCAAGATGCGATCGCTGCGAGACTATTACGATCGTCCCGCCATTTGGGGTGTCGATGCCCGCGGCGGCGCGATGGCACTCATGTTCTCAACCGAAATGATGGACGGAACCAAGTAA
- a CDS encoding DNA-binding transcriptional regulator, producing the protein MASSTPSKTNRRPLQVAVLVETSYVFGRRVLAGIVKYQRQHAPWAMLFRPHARGDAPPSWLKRWRGDGIIARCYDQRMADALRATGLPVVDLPYNREGHGLPMLLIDNRPIVAAAFSHLWERSFRSFAYCGLPTGGNSTMEDRCRLFVVEAAKRDCAVDVFAASARHTTAGTWGFDKEQLARWLRRLPKPVAVMACHDPRGQQVLEACQHAGLSVPEEVAVLGVDNDELMCDLCHPPLSSVEVDQRAAGYRAAECLERMMAGGKPPRGAPYVDAPLRIVSRQSTDVLAIDDPEVAAALRIIREQARGPMSVSDLLKAVPVSRSMLERRMKQAIGRTPKAEILRSQLDWIKELLTTTDLPLADIGQRLGSAHHQHLATLFKSKTGMTPGEYRKRYRR; encoded by the coding sequence ATGGCCAGTTCCACACCAAGCAAGACGAATCGCCGCCCGCTGCAAGTCGCAGTGCTGGTCGAGACTTCGTACGTCTTCGGTCGCCGCGTACTGGCCGGAATCGTGAAGTATCAGCGGCAACATGCGCCCTGGGCGATGCTTTTTCGTCCGCATGCGCGCGGTGATGCACCTCCCAGTTGGCTCAAACGCTGGCGTGGCGATGGCATCATTGCCCGCTGTTACGATCAACGGATGGCCGATGCTTTGCGGGCCACTGGGTTGCCCGTGGTCGACCTGCCTTACAACCGCGAGGGGCACGGCTTGCCGATGCTGCTGATCGACAATCGGCCCATTGTCGCAGCAGCGTTCTCGCATTTGTGGGAACGAAGTTTCCGCAGCTTCGCTTACTGCGGCCTTCCTACCGGTGGCAATTCAACGATGGAGGATCGCTGCCGGCTATTCGTTGTTGAGGCGGCCAAACGTGACTGTGCGGTCGATGTCTTCGCTGCCTCAGCGCGCCATACAACTGCGGGAACCTGGGGCTTCGACAAAGAGCAGCTTGCGCGTTGGCTACGACGCTTGCCCAAGCCGGTCGCGGTGATGGCCTGCCACGATCCGCGCGGCCAGCAAGTACTCGAAGCCTGCCAACATGCCGGGCTGAGTGTGCCAGAGGAAGTTGCCGTGCTGGGCGTCGACAATGACGAACTGATGTGCGACCTCTGCCATCCGCCGCTCAGCAGTGTGGAAGTCGATCAACGCGCAGCTGGCTATCGCGCGGCAGAATGTCTCGAGCGAATGATGGCGGGTGGTAAACCTCCGCGTGGCGCGCCATACGTCGACGCTCCCCTACGAATCGTTTCGCGTCAATCGACCGATGTGCTCGCCATTGATGATCCTGAAGTTGCTGCAGCGCTCAGGATCATTCGCGAGCAGGCGCGCGGGCCAATGTCTGTCAGTGATCTGCTGAAGGCGGTTCCCGTTTCCCGCAGCATGCTCGAACGGCGCATGAAGCAAGCTATTGGCCGTACTCCCAAAGCAGAAATTCTGCGCTCGCAACTGGATTGGATCAAAGAATTGCTTACTACCACTGACCTGCCGCTCGCCGATATCGGCCAGCGGCTCGGTTCGGCTCACCACCAACACCTGGCGACTCTGTTCAAA
- a CDS encoding DUF1559 domain-containing protein gives MPSLRHQRGFTLVELLVVIAIIGVLVALLLPAVQAAREAARRTQCANHLKQLALGMQNHHDTLLRLPPGGAEDQAPFGVEASPAGKWGSSWFVYILPYIEQQSLYEKWQFTGSSGAFNTNNNTVATGVVIKIFFCPSSPLQVKAPNRQTGSTFATYVGLSGAVDGLIPGFSETRINALPNAGIVSGGGVLIPNGQLKLSAITDGTSNTMAISEHGNFLIDTAGKRQEWRASQTWGWYLGVKSTGIPPNFDNAHGDNRQPNLTSIRYPINHAPAGGWPNDVTGTGVGLNGNFTGGNVPINSPHPGGVQAAFADGSVRFLANNSTLAALAQLATRDDGVP, from the coding sequence ATGCCATCTCTTCGCCATCAGCGGGGCTTCACCCTCGTTGAGCTTCTGGTCGTCATCGCCATCATCGGCGTGCTCGTGGCGCTCTTGCTGCCAGCAGTACAAGCAGCCCGCGAAGCTGCCAGGCGAACGCAGTGCGCGAATCATCTAAAGCAACTGGCGCTCGGTATGCAGAATCACCACGATACTCTGCTGCGATTGCCACCAGGTGGTGCCGAAGATCAGGCTCCGTTTGGGGTGGAAGCAAGTCCCGCCGGCAAATGGGGCAGTAGCTGGTTCGTCTATATTCTGCCCTATATCGAGCAGCAGTCGCTGTACGAGAAATGGCAGTTCACTGGGAGTTCCGGTGCGTTCAACACCAACAACAACACGGTAGCGACTGGCGTCGTGATCAAGATTTTTTTCTGCCCTTCGTCGCCACTGCAAGTCAAAGCACCGAACCGACAAACCGGCTCGACGTTCGCTACCTACGTCGGACTGAGTGGCGCGGTGGATGGCCTGATTCCTGGATTTTCAGAAACTCGGATAAACGCTTTGCCCAATGCAGGAATCGTTAGCGGAGGGGGCGTGTTGATTCCGAACGGCCAACTCAAACTTTCTGCCATCACGGATGGCACTAGCAACACGATGGCGATTAGCGAGCATGGAAACTTTCTGATCGATACGGCAGGCAAGCGGCAGGAGTGGCGGGCATCGCAAACTTGGGGTTGGTACTTGGGAGTAAAATCCACGGGCATACCGCCAAACTTTGACAACGCCCATGGAGACAATCGCCAGCCTAATTTGACCAGCATTCGCTATCCGATTAACCACGCGCCCGCGGGTGGTTGGCCGAATGATGTAACCGGCACTGGGGTTGGACTCAACGGCAATTTCACTGGTGGGAATGTGCCGATCAATTCGCCTCATCCAGGTGGGGTACAGGCCGCATTTGCCGATGGTTCGGTTCGCTTTTTGGCGAATAATTCCACGCTGGCAGCCTTAGCGCAGTTGGCAACACGCGATGATGGTGTGCCGTAA
- a CDS encoding c-type cytochrome: protein MYLLHPARLLVATLLCLSLAPLVAQEVTDATRAKDSRRVKALLRLENVDLETLPEAKASLMRHLETIHGTDEFLELVRRFKLKAANPELIRLAIEKGDETIGVEAVKTLFDFGANDAIEKELNGKDDARAVKLAAAMGLAGDPRGNELLLSVIGNSERSVPVRSAAVTAIGRNKAGQEQLLKLVEAGTLAKELNFAAANVLLSSTDAAIKTAAGKHLTLPATADSKPLPTVAELVKRTGDVAAGKQVFGTIGTCIKCHKVRGEGKDVGPDLSEIGSKLSKEAFYVSILDPSAGISHNFETYTLLLADGTVQNGILVSQTDADIQIKTADAIVKQFPRDEVEDFKKSTVSLMPADLQKALTAQNLVDVVEYLTTLKKQN from the coding sequence ATGTACCTGCTCCATCCCGCCCGCCTGCTCGTCGCTACTCTGCTCTGTTTATCTCTGGCACCGTTGGTTGCGCAAGAAGTGACCGACGCCACCCGGGCCAAAGACTCCCGACGTGTGAAGGCGCTGCTGCGGCTCGAGAATGTCGATCTGGAAACGTTGCCCGAAGCCAAAGCTTCTTTAATGCGGCATCTCGAAACCATTCACGGCACCGATGAGTTTTTGGAACTTGTCCGCCGCTTCAAGCTGAAAGCTGCGAACCCCGAATTGATTCGCCTGGCGATCGAGAAGGGTGACGAAACGATCGGCGTGGAAGCCGTGAAGACGCTGTTCGATTTTGGTGCGAACGACGCGATTGAAAAAGAACTGAATGGCAAGGACGATGCCCGCGCCGTGAAATTGGCAGCCGCCATGGGACTGGCCGGTGATCCCCGCGGCAATGAGCTGCTTCTCTCCGTTATTGGCAACAGCGAACGCAGCGTACCGGTTCGTTCAGCCGCGGTGACCGCCATCGGTCGCAACAAAGCGGGCCAAGAACAACTCTTAAAGCTCGTCGAAGCGGGCACGCTCGCGAAGGAACTGAACTTCGCTGCTGCCAACGTCCTGCTTTCGTCAACCGACGCCGCGATCAAAACTGCCGCTGGTAAACATCTCACTTTGCCCGCTACCGCGGACAGCAAACCGCTGCCGACCGTAGCGGAGTTGGTGAAGCGGACCGGTGACGTCGCCGCGGGCAAACAAGTCTTCGGCACGATTGGCACCTGCATCAAGTGCCACAAAGTGCGCGGCGAGGGGAAAGATGTCGGTCCCGATCTTTCCGAAATCGGCAGCAAGCTCTCCAAGGAGGCGTTCTACGTTTCCATTCTCGATCCCAGCGCTGGCATCAGCCACAACTTCGAGACCTACACGCTGTTGCTCGCTGATGGCACTGTCCAAAACGGCATTCTGGTAAGCCAAACCGATGCCGACATTCAGATCAAAACGGCGGACGCCATTGTGAAACAGTTCCCGCGCGATGAAGTCGAAGATTTTAAGAAGTCGACTGTCAGTTTGATGCCCGCCGACTTGCAAAAAGCTCTCACCGCGCAAAACCTGGTCGATGTAGTCGAGTATCTCACGACGCTGAAGAAGCAGAACTAA